The following DNA comes from Methanobrevibacter millerae.
AAGTATAGGAATATCAATGTTGGTATGAATTCCCGGAGCCAGAAAGACAGGCATTGCAATAATCTTGTTTAAATCATCAACTTCATTTTTTAATATCTCAACTGCACCTGCAATACTCGGCTGTGAAACCTTCATATAACCTACTTCGGTTGCAAATCCAGTTTTTTTGATAAATTTATCTTTAATTTCATTAAAAGTAACTTCACCATAAGGTAAACTGCTACCATGGCTAATAAGTAAAATTCCATTATTATTTGACATAATAATATTTCTTAAAAATGTATTATTTAAAAGTATTTATTAAAAAAAGTGGAAAATTTTTAAGGGAAGTATTACATTCCCGAAAAAAAGCAAAATTATTTAACTAATTTGAATTTGAACCCGTAAGAGATTACTCCATCAGGGCCATCTTCGGAAATTCTTCTGAATACCATTTCAACAGGATCTCCGATTTCAATGTCGTCAACATCACAGTCAACAATTTGTGAAGTCAGTTTTGCACCTTCTTCAAGCTCGATTACTGCAACGGCATAAGGTGCCATTTTCTTGAAATCATCAGGTGGTGATCTGATAATTGAAAAAGTATAAATCTTTCCTTTTCCTGAAAATTGGAACGGTTCCAGTTTCCCTTTTCTTCTGCAGTTTGGACAAACTACACGAGACGGGAAAAATACATCGCCACATTCATTACATTTTGAACCGAGAAGATTATATCTTTGCTGTATATGACGCCACATTCTAACGGTATCTGACATATTAATCCTCCATAAATCTTTTAATTAATTACTATATTATATTCATTTAATATAAAAAATTAACCTTTAAACTGACTTTTGAAAAAATCATATATAAAGGATGTGAAAAATCACACAGTCGCACTTCAAAAAGTAATATTAAAAATATCATTCTAATTTTATGCATGAATTCGATAGACAACAGAGGAAATATAATTACAGGAACAACAGCTATATTGGTTGTATCCCTCATTCTGATTGTAATATTTGTTGTAAACAGTTTAAATTATATTGAAAGCGAAAACATCGATTCCATTGCAAGCGATAACTTCAAATACATTATCGATGACTACAACAAGAATTTGGAGCAGCTAGGAAGG
Coding sequences within:
- a CDS encoding Zn-ribbon domain-containing OB-fold protein yields the protein MSDTVRMWRHIQQRYNLLGSKCNECGDVFFPSRVVCPNCRRKGKLEPFQFSGKGKIYTFSIIRSPPDDFKKMAPYAVAVIELEEGAKLTSQIVDCDVDDIEIGDPVEMVFRRISEDGPDGVISYGFKFKLVK